Proteins from one Tistrella bauzanensis genomic window:
- a CDS encoding class I SAM-dependent methyltransferase — MPSLIAQLPLIQAAEDFIIATTVQDRTPLLPELVLYLATDVTPLWLATETRLAETGLPPPFWAFSWAGGQAVARLLLDRPDLVRGRRVLDFACGGGVAGIAAALSGAATVTGADIDPMALAATSLNARANDVVIHTIADDVIGHVPPPGGAEVVIAGDVCYEKPMAERVLGWLRDLADTGVLVLLGDPARSYGPVDGVEAVMMVDVPTDIAIEDKVIRRTTVWRVLPRA, encoded by the coding sequence ATGCCATCGCTGATCGCGCAGCTTCCCCTCATACAGGCGGCGGAAGACTTTATCATTGCAACCACGGTTCAGGACCGGACACCTCTGCTGCCGGAGCTGGTGCTGTATCTGGCCACCGACGTGACACCGCTGTGGCTGGCGACCGAGACCCGGCTGGCCGAAACCGGCCTGCCACCACCGTTCTGGGCCTTTTCCTGGGCCGGTGGCCAGGCCGTGGCCCGTCTGCTGCTGGACCGGCCCGATCTGGTGCGCGGCCGCCGGGTGCTGGATTTCGCCTGTGGAGGCGGTGTGGCGGGGATCGCCGCGGCATTGTCGGGGGCAGCCACGGTGACCGGTGCCGATATCGACCCGATGGCGCTGGCCGCCACCAGCCTGAATGCGCGGGCCAATGATGTCGTGATCCACACCATCGCCGATGACGTCATCGGTCATGTCCCGCCCCCCGGTGGGGCCGAGGTCGTGATCGCGGGCGATGTCTGCTATGAAAAGCCGATGGCCGAACGCGTGTTGGGCTGGCTGCGCGATCTGGCCGATACCGGCGTGCTGGTGCTGCTGGGCGACCCCGCGCGCAGCTATGGCCCGGTCGACGGCGTCGAGGCCGTGATGATGGTCGATGTGCCGACCGATATCGCGATCGAGGACAAGGTCATACGCCGGACAACGGTCTGGCGGGTGCTGCCGCGCGCCTGA
- a CDS encoding DnaJ C-terminal domain-containing protein — protein MSRILYDRLGVASTASDTDIRAAFRRLAKQYHPDRNPGDKAAEDRFKQISAAYGILGEPDLRKRYDAGEIDEDGRERAAAGFGPGGFGGAGFGGRGGRGFEQGFSGGRGGAGFGGFSDLFDEILGGRGPQAGGFSDIGGGVPATEARIRVGFIEAARGATRRIALPHASDIDLKIPAGTADGARLRLRGKGQGGGDLIVQVEVAPHPLFRREDRDIHLDLPVTLAEAVLGAKVDVPTLDGHARVTVPASSSSGRTLRLKGKGIHAGGTSGDLYVHLKIVLPEKADPGLADAVRGWAEAHPQPDPRRDLPGI, from the coding sequence GTGAGCCGGATTCTGTACGACCGTCTCGGGGTCGCGTCGACTGCGAGCGACACCGACATCCGGGCGGCCTTCCGCCGCCTTGCCAAGCAGTATCATCCCGATCGCAATCCCGGCGACAAGGCGGCCGAAGACCGGTTCAAGCAGATCAGCGCCGCCTATGGCATTCTGGGCGAGCCCGATCTGCGCAAGCGCTATGACGCCGGCGAAATCGACGAAGACGGCCGCGAACGGGCGGCGGCGGGTTTCGGTCCGGGTGGCTTCGGCGGCGCAGGCTTTGGTGGCCGCGGTGGGCGCGGCTTTGAACAGGGATTTTCGGGCGGCCGTGGCGGCGCCGGTTTCGGCGGCTTTTCCGATCTGTTCGACGAGATCCTGGGCGGCCGCGGCCCGCAGGCCGGCGGGTTTTCCGATATCGGCGGCGGCGTGCCGGCCACCGAGGCCCGCATCCGTGTGGGCTTCATCGAGGCTGCGCGCGGTGCCACCCGCCGGATCGCCCTGCCGCACGCATCGGATATCGACCTGAAAATTCCCGCCGGCACCGCCGACGGTGCCAGGTTGCGGCTGCGTGGCAAGGGCCAGGGTGGTGGCGACCTGATCGTCCAGGTCGAGGTGGCGCCGCATCCGCTGTTCCGCCGCGAGGACCGCGACATCCATCTGGACCTGCCGGTGACCCTGGCCGAAGCCGTGCTGGGTGCCAAGGTCGACGTGCCGACACTGGACGGTCATGCCCGGGTGACGGTGCCGGCATCCAGCAGCAGCGGCCGAACCCTGCGGCTGAAGGGCAAGGGCATCCATGCCGGGGGCACATCGGGTGACCTGTATGTGCATCTGAAGATCGTGCTGCCCGAGAAGGCCGATCCGGGACTGGCCGATGCGGTGCGCGGCTGGGCCGAGGCACATCCACAGCCAGACCCGCGCCGCGATCTGCCGGGGATCTGA
- a CDS encoding glutathione S-transferase family protein, with amino-acid sequence MAKRTFIKPRPQPIGFHPGDTPDGGAVALALGAMRRPQVPVPAAARVIDPAAAAFMGDCPMGFRPPVVVIDGASHIIGAHAALSALAAADERLMPRRQAEQAVARDWLGWIESDLVPPMLALLALRRFAPRHLPDAIDAARDVLRRHLLRVEDALADGPTLAGRWSAADMRLMAWMHRADWLGVALASRPALSAFVDRGYARPQVVLALAGTRRPPNG; translated from the coding sequence ATGGCCAAACGCACCTTCATCAAGCCACGGCCGCAGCCGATCGGCTTTCATCCCGGTGACACACCCGATGGCGGGGCCGTGGCGCTGGCGCTCGGCGCCATGCGCCGGCCGCAGGTGCCGGTGCCGGCGGCGGCGCGGGTGATCGATCCGGCCGCCGCCGCCTTCATGGGCGATTGCCCGATGGGCTTCCGGCCCCCGGTCGTGGTGATCGACGGCGCCAGCCATATCATCGGGGCGCACGCGGCCCTGAGCGCGCTGGCGGCGGCCGACGAGCGGCTGATGCCGCGCCGGCAGGCCGAACAGGCGGTTGCCCGCGACTGGCTCGGCTGGATCGAGAGCGATCTTGTGCCGCCGATGCTGGCGCTGCTGGCCCTGCGGCGCTTCGCCCCGCGCCATCTGCCCGATGCGATCGATGCCGCACGCGATGTGCTGCGCCGGCATCTGCTGCGTGTCGAGGATGCCCTTGCCGACGGCCCGACCCTGGCCGGGCGGTGGTCGGCGGCCGATATGCGGCTGATGGCCTGGATGCACCGCGCCGACTGGCTGGGCGTGGCGCTGGCATCGCGGCCGGCGCTGTCGGCCTTCGTCGATCGCGGCTACGCGCGGCCGCAGGTGGTGCTGGCGCTGGCCGGTACCCGGCGTCCGCCGAATGGCTGA
- a CDS encoding SLC13 family permease — MTLDQILISGLLVAALVLFVLGRPRYDLVALTALVAGVVLGLVPADKAFSGFGHDAVITVAAVLAISRALSLTGALEPLTGLVRRASGSTVTHILALCGVGAVISAFMNNVGALALLMPIAIQSSTRAGRSPAAVLMPLAFATVLGGMVTLIGTPPNLIVSGFRDQAVGQPFGLLDFAWVGLPVAAAGLVYIAILGWRLIPGDRLGKGAAAELMEVSAYVTELTVQAGSALIDKTVGDAEGMWKDSDLTVIGLIRDDRRIFGAMARQRIAAGDVLLVRGESEAITKRARAAGLEFAASERPTAEHLQSQDVVMAEAVVGAASSLIGRHAGELGLRETYGINLLALSREGAAIRSRLSRVRMATGDVLLLQGDARRLQAVMADLGCLPLVEREILKQNQRRGLLALGLFACGIALAASGLLPTAIAFSLVVLGLVVSRALPTRELYTGIEWPVIVLLGAMIPLGSALESTGVTGLIAEGIVGMAGDVPVWVLLGALLVVTMTMSDILNNAATAVIMAPISIAVAQGLQVSPDPFLMAVAIGASSSFLTPIGHQNNALVMGPGGYHFGDYWRVGLPLEIVVAVVSVPLLLLFWPL; from the coding sequence ATGACGTTGGACCAGATCCTGATCAGCGGATTGCTTGTCGCCGCCCTGGTCCTGTTCGTCCTTGGCCGGCCACGCTATGACCTGGTGGCGCTGACCGCCCTGGTCGCCGGCGTGGTGCTGGGCCTGGTGCCGGCGGACAAGGCGTTTTCCGGCTTTGGCCATGATGCGGTGATCACCGTGGCGGCCGTGCTGGCAATCAGCCGGGCGCTGTCGCTGACCGGCGCATTGGAACCGCTGACCGGCCTGGTGCGTCGGGCATCGGGCAGCACCGTCACCCATATCCTGGCGCTGTGCGGCGTGGGGGCGGTGATATCGGCGTTCATGAACAATGTCGGCGCGCTGGCGCTGCTGATGCCGATCGCGATCCAGAGTTCCACCCGCGCCGGACGGTCTCCGGCGGCGGTGCTGATGCCGCTTGCCTTCGCGACGGTGCTGGGCGGCATGGTCACGCTGATCGGCACGCCGCCCAATCTGATCGTCTCGGGCTTTCGCGACCAGGCGGTGGGACAGCCCTTCGGGTTGCTCGATTTCGCCTGGGTCGGGCTGCCGGTTGCGGCGGCGGGGCTGGTTTATATCGCCATCCTGGGATGGCGGCTGATCCCCGGTGACCGGCTGGGCAAGGGGGCCGCTGCCGAGTTGATGGAGGTGAGCGCCTATGTCACCGAGTTGACCGTTCAGGCCGGATCGGCGCTGATCGACAAGACCGTGGGCGATGCCGAAGGCATGTGGAAGGACAGTGATCTGACCGTCATCGGTCTGATCCGGGATGACCGCCGGATCTTCGGCGCCATGGCCCGTCAACGCATCGCCGCCGGCGACGTGCTGCTGGTGCGCGGCGAAAGCGAGGCGATCACCAAGCGCGCCCGCGCGGCCGGCCTCGAATTCGCGGCATCCGAGCGCCCGACCGCGGAACATCTTCAGTCGCAGGATGTGGTGATGGCGGAAGCGGTGGTGGGGGCGGCCTCGTCGCTGATCGGCCGTCATGCCGGCGAGTTGGGTCTGCGTGAGACCTATGGCATCAATCTGCTGGCCTTGTCCCGCGAAGGTGCCGCGATCCGGTCTCGGCTCAGCCGGGTGCGGATGGCGACCGGCGATGTGCTGCTGTTGCAGGGCGATGCCCGCCGCCTGCAGGCGGTGATGGCCGATCTGGGCTGCCTGCCGCTGGTGGAGCGCGAGATCCTGAAGCAGAACCAGCGCCGCGGCCTGCTGGCGCTGGGCCTGTTCGCCTGCGGGATCGCCCTTGCCGCATCCGGCCTGCTGCCCACGGCGATCGCGTTCTCATTGGTCGTGCTGGGGCTGGTGGTCAGCCGGGCGCTGCCGACGCGAGAGCTGTATACCGGCATCGAATGGCCGGTGATCGTGCTGCTGGGGGCCATGATCCCGCTGGGATCGGCGCTGGAGAGCACCGGCGTCACCGGGCTGATCGCCGAGGGCATCGTTGGCATGGCCGGCGATGTGCCGGTCTGGGTGCTGCTGGGCGCGCTGCTGGTGGTGACGATGACCATGTCCGACATCCTGAACAATGCCGCGACCGCGGTCATCATGGCGCCGATTTCGATCGCGGTTGCCCAGGGGCTTCAGGTATCACCCGATCCGTTCCTGATGGCGGTGGCGATCGGTGCCTCGTCTTCGTTCCTCACCCCCATCGGGCATCAGAACAATGCCCTGGTCATGGGCCCCGGCGGCTATCATTTCGGCGACTACTGGCGCGTGGGATTGCCGCTGGAAATCGTGGTGGCGGTGGTGTCGGTGCCGCTGCTGCTGCTGTTCTGGCCGCTCTGA
- a CDS encoding glutathione S-transferase family protein yields MTKPIELFYWPTPNGWKITIALEELGLPYTITPVNIGGGDQFKPDFLKISPNNKMPAIIDPDGPGGTPISIFESGAILIYLAEKTGHLMPSDPAGRYEVLQWLMFQMGGIGPMLGQAHHFRQYAPEKIQYAIDRYTNEAGRLYNVLDTRLADHEWVAGDSYSIADIAIMPWIVPYERQGQSLADRPHLKRWFEAMNARPAVVAGLAVAKGIGAGQSPTDPKAFQTLFGSGQYQKR; encoded by the coding sequence ATGACCAAGCCGATCGAGCTGTTCTATTGGCCGACCCCCAATGGCTGGAAAATCACCATCGCACTTGAAGAACTGGGCCTGCCCTACACCATCACTCCGGTCAATATCGGCGGCGGCGACCAGTTCAAGCCCGATTTCCTGAAGATCAGCCCCAATAACAAGATGCCCGCGATCATCGATCCCGACGGCCCCGGGGGCACGCCGATCTCGATTTTCGAGTCGGGGGCGATCCTGATCTATTTGGCCGAGAAGACCGGTCATTTGATGCCGTCCGATCCGGCCGGGCGCTACGAGGTTCTGCAGTGGCTGATGTTCCAGATGGGTGGCATCGGCCCGATGCTGGGCCAGGCGCATCATTTCCGCCAGTATGCGCCCGAGAAGATCCAGTATGCCATCGATCGCTATACCAACGAAGCGGGCCGGCTTTACAACGTGCTCGACACGCGGCTCGCCGATCATGAATGGGTGGCGGGCGACAGCTATTCCATCGCCGATATTGCGATCATGCCGTGGATCGTACCCTATGAGCGTCAAGGGCAGTCGCTCGCCGACCGCCCGCATCTGAAGCGCTGGTTCGAGGCGATGAACGCCCGCCCGGCCGTGGTCGCCGGGCTGGCCGTCGCCAAAGGCATCGGGGCCGGCCAGAGCCCGACCGACCCCAAGGCTTTCCAGACCCTGTTCGGCAGTGGTCAGTATCAGAAGCGCTGA
- a CDS encoding penicillin acylase family protein: protein MTDRTIPSSSTSEGTGSPPASRPAQTRGGSTFRRPAGRGARMVAAAAMLILPGCAALDPKPVAVDKRLQTFPVNGLDLERPVVLRWTDEQVPFIEADTDRDLAYTLGLVHAHLRLGQINLMKRVAQGRLSEMGGPVAGDIDRALRILGFGRGATETAAALPPESRQWVNAFVKGLNDYQDRLAASRGPWPPEFALLGIRAEPWTVEDVLTIGRLAGTDINWLAWAGLLRERSRNGPDDAGWKTAWTRAIEAGHGNAASFGPNETHARLEKLLADLAGLSRTGSNSVAVSPALSDTGSALIANDPHLGMSLPNFWLLAGMRSPSYHAVGLMPPGLPFVAVGRNPGLAWGGTNMRALSSQLYDVSSLPESAFRTETHTIRTRFWFDRTVTVRISPYGPVMSDSDLIPSRPGEVLALRWLGHQPSDEIGAMLAAMRAGNGTEFRAAFAERYSVSAQNMLWADRAGHIGQVLAARLPVRPDGIPDDMISSAGDPQAEWTAYVDAGSLPAAVDPAEGFIASANNRPTTTTGLVPIGLFFSTDERVERLQAVVRASTPVSIDDLKRLQQDVTSPASAKLAAALVRTARVVGLGDRPAEAPGQRSLALIDGWQGVYDADAAAPVAFEQLLKTVATAVYGGSDGADSRLGFASNWTQLTRYLIDDLAALPPAEQARILSDGLAAADETLNSFPSWGTMHRLRLGHLMGQAPVIGSFFTYGDWPVGGSRETPMKTAHDLVDDLHSARYGAQSRHVSDLGDPDANWFVLLGGQDGWLGSTTFMDQASLWRSGEYLKLPLTDAAVKQRFGRVMTLTP, encoded by the coding sequence ATGACCGATCGCACCATCCCGTCATCCTCGACCTCAGAGGGAACGGGCTCACCGCCGGCATCCAGGCCGGCACAGACGCGCGGCGGCAGCACCTTCCGCCGCCCCGCCGGGCGTGGCGCGCGCATGGTTGCCGCCGCAGCCATGCTGATACTGCCGGGTTGTGCGGCACTCGACCCCAAACCGGTCGCGGTCGACAAGCGGCTTCAGACCTTCCCGGTGAACGGTCTGGACCTGGAACGGCCCGTGGTCCTGCGCTGGACCGACGAACAGGTGCCGTTCATCGAAGCGGACACCGATCGCGACCTCGCCTATACGCTGGGGCTGGTGCATGCCCATCTCAGGCTGGGCCAGATCAACCTGATGAAGCGGGTGGCGCAGGGCCGGTTGTCCGAGATGGGCGGGCCGGTCGCAGGCGATATCGATCGGGCACTGCGCATTCTGGGCTTCGGCCGCGGCGCCACCGAAACCGCGGCGGCACTGCCGCCCGAAAGCCGCCAGTGGGTCAACGCCTTCGTGAAGGGCCTGAACGATTATCAGGACCGGCTGGCAGCGTCCAGGGGGCCCTGGCCGCCGGAATTCGCGCTGCTGGGCATCCGCGCCGAGCCGTGGACGGTCGAAGACGTCCTGACCATCGGCCGGCTGGCGGGCACCGATATCAATTGGCTGGCCTGGGCCGGCCTGCTGCGGGAACGCAGCCGCAATGGCCCCGACGATGCCGGGTGGAAGACCGCCTGGACACGGGCGATCGAGGCCGGTCACGGCAACGCCGCCAGCTTCGGCCCCAACGAAACCCATGCCCGCCTGGAAAAGCTGCTGGCGGATCTGGCGGGCCTGTCGCGCACCGGTTCGAATTCGGTCGCGGTATCGCCGGCCCTGTCCGACACCGGCTCGGCCCTGATCGCCAATGATCCGCATCTGGGCATGAGCCTGCCGAATTTCTGGCTGCTCGCCGGCATGCGCTCCCCCTCCTATCACGCCGTCGGCCTGATGCCGCCAGGACTGCCTTTCGTCGCGGTCGGTCGCAATCCGGGGCTTGCCTGGGGCGGCACCAATATGCGGGCACTGTCGAGCCAGCTCTATGACGTGTCATCGCTGCCTGAGAGCGCGTTCCGCACCGAAACCCACACCATCCGCACCCGATTCTGGTTCGACCGGACGGTCACGGTGCGGATCAGCCCCTATGGCCCGGTGATGTCCGACAGCGATCTCATTCCGTCGCGGCCGGGCGAGGTGCTGGCACTGCGCTGGCTGGGTCATCAGCCATCGGATGAAATCGGCGCGATGCTGGCGGCCATGCGCGCCGGCAACGGCACCGAATTCCGCGCAGCCTTTGCCGAACGGTATTCAGTCTCGGCCCAGAACATGCTCTGGGCCGACCGGGCGGGCCATATCGGTCAGGTGCTGGCCGCCCGCCTGCCGGTGCGACCGGACGGCATCCCCGACGACATGATCTCATCCGCCGGCGACCCGCAGGCCGAATGGACCGCCTATGTCGATGCCGGCAGCCTGCCCGCCGCGGTCGACCCGGCGGAAGGCTTCATCGCCAGCGCCAACAACCGGCCCACCACAACCACCGGTCTGGTGCCGATCGGCCTGTTCTTTTCCACCGATGAACGGGTCGAACGGCTTCAGGCCGTGGTTCGGGCATCCACGCCGGTTTCGATCGACGATCTGAAGCGCCTGCAACAGGACGTGACCTCGCCGGCCTCGGCGAAACTCGCGGCGGCCCTGGTCCGGACGGCGCGCGTTGTCGGCCTTGGCGACCGGCCCGCCGAGGCGCCGGGCCAGCGCAGCCTTGCCCTGATCGATGGCTGGCAGGGCGTCTATGACGCCGATGCGGCGGCACCCGTTGCCTTCGAACAACTGCTCAAGACGGTGGCGACAGCGGTCTATGGCGGCAGCGACGGCGCCGACAGCCGGCTGGGCTTCGCCAGCAACTGGACCCAGTTGACCCGCTATCTGATCGACGATCTGGCGGCACTGCCGCCGGCGGAACAGGCGCGCATCCTGTCGGACGGACTGGCCGCCGCCGATGAAACCCTGAACAGTTTCCCGAGCTGGGGCACCATGCACCGCCTGCGGCTGGGGCATCTGATGGGCCAGGCGCCGGTGATCGGCAGCTTCTTCACCTATGGCGACTGGCCAGTCGGCGGATCGCGCGAGACCCCGATGAAGACCGCGCATGACCTGGTCGACGATCTGCACAGCGCTCGCTATGGCGCCCAGTCGCGCCATGTCTCGGATCTGGGCGACCCTGACGCCAACTG